The following coding sequences lie in one uncultured Mailhella sp. genomic window:
- a CDS encoding glycosyltransferase family 4 protein has product MRVLMLGWEFPPHISGGLGTACYGITQGLTEKGVDIAFILPSMRAEKQTSGTFLRSASGVPISRALKKAVEKIRQQQGSDEFSHLFMRPISANLNPYGNCDFGQLGIDPDVFNENEQYVEEISHFRGGYHDDLMDEVYRFTTAASAVVLEEHMKKKADVIHAHDWMTYPAAMTASRLSGLPFVAHLHATEFDRCGDHGYDKIYNIERDGLHAADHVIAVSERTKQVAVERYGVPPEKISVVYNGAFLHEKIPTFSVPELVRNEKRVLFMGRVTFQKGPEYFVEAARLVLNEMPDVRFIMAGNGDLLPRMIRRVAELRMGSRFHFPGFMRGKDVQHMYSLASLYVMPSVSEPFGIAPLEALQCGAPILLSRQSGCAEVLPGALTVDFWDVRQMADRILDVLNHPDMAAESLRRCQEALQSLTWERAADGILDAYAHVCPNARS; this is encoded by the coding sequence ATGCGCGTTCTGATGCTTGGATGGGAATTTCCGCCGCATATCAGCGGCGGACTGGGGACGGCCTGCTACGGCATAACGCAGGGGCTCACGGAAAAGGGCGTGGACATCGCCTTCATTCTGCCCAGCATGCGGGCGGAAAAACAGACCTCGGGAACGTTCCTGCGCTCCGCTTCCGGCGTGCCCATTTCCCGCGCGCTGAAAAAGGCCGTGGAAAAAATACGCCAACAGCAGGGCTCCGACGAATTCTCCCACCTTTTCATGCGTCCGATAAGCGCGAACCTCAATCCCTACGGCAACTGCGACTTCGGTCAGCTCGGCATCGACCCCGACGTGTTCAATGAAAACGAACAGTACGTCGAGGAGATAAGCCACTTCCGCGGCGGCTACCACGACGATCTCATGGATGAAGTGTATCGCTTCACCACCGCCGCCTCCGCCGTGGTGCTGGAAGAACACATGAAAAAGAAGGCGGACGTCATCCACGCCCACGACTGGATGACCTATCCCGCCGCCATGACCGCCAGCCGTCTGAGCGGCCTGCCCTTCGTCGCCCACCTGCACGCCACGGAATTTGACCGCTGCGGCGATCACGGCTATGACAAGATCTACAACATCGAGCGCGACGGCCTCCATGCCGCCGACCACGTCATTGCGGTGAGCGAACGCACCAAGCAGGTGGCCGTGGAACGCTACGGCGTGCCCCCGGAAAAGATTTCCGTGGTGTACAACGGCGCGTTCCTGCACGAAAAAATCCCCACGTTCAGCGTGCCGGAACTTGTGCGCAACGAGAAGCGCGTGCTGTTCATGGGGCGCGTCACCTTCCAGAAGGGCCCGGAATACTTCGTGGAAGCCGCCCGTCTGGTGCTCAACGAAATGCCCGACGTGCGCTTCATCATGGCCGGCAACGGCGATCTGCTTCCGCGCATGATACGGCGCGTGGCCGAACTTCGCATGGGCAGCCGCTTCCACTTCCCCGGCTTCATGCGCGGCAAGGACGTGCAGCACATGTACTCGCTGGCCAGCCTGTACGTCATGCCCAGCGTGTCCGAACCCTTCGGCATCGCCCCGCTCGAAGCGCTGCAGTGCGGCGCGCCCATTCTGCTGTCCAGGCAGTCCGGCTGCGCCGAAGTGCTGCCCGGAGCTCTCACCGTGGACTTCTGGGACGTGCGCCAGATGGCCGACAGAATCCTCGACGTGCTGAACCATCCCGACATGGCCGCGGAAAGCCTGCGCCGCTGTCAGGAAGCACTGCAGAGCCTCACCTGGGAACGCGCCGCCGACGGCATCCTCGACGCCTACGCTCATGTCTGCCCCAATGCCCGGAGTTAA
- a CDS encoding glycoside hydrolase family 57 protein yields the protein MPSVCFYFEVHQPYRLRPYSFFDIGAKNDYEDARQNRDVLRKVAEKCYLPMNSLLLELIERHQGRFRVSFSLTGIVLDQFMEYAPEVLDSFRALARTGCVEFLDETDNHSLACLFSEDEFRSQISRHREKMQELFGQSPRAFRNTELVYSNDVARIARDMGYSVILAEGVDRVLGWRSPNFVYQPASCPDMKLLLRNYSLSDDIAFRFSNRDWPAYPLMADTFAGWLHRIKGNGDVVNLFMDYETFGEHQWADTGIFEFMRALPDAVLRDPDFDFLTVSEAADRYPVRAELDVPNHISWADAERDLSAWLGNDMQKDAFRALYECLGLVKYVNDPELDEAWRRLQSSDHLYYMGTPRASDGDVHKYFSPYRSAMEAYTNFMNILADFRIRLFAKANQ from the coding sequence ATGCCTTCCGTATGCTTTTACTTTGAAGTTCATCAGCCTTACCGTCTCCGCCCCTACAGCTTTTTCGACATCGGCGCCAAAAACGACTATGAAGACGCCCGGCAGAACCGCGACGTCCTGCGCAAGGTGGCCGAAAAATGCTATCTGCCCATGAACTCCCTGCTGCTTGAACTCATCGAGCGTCATCAGGGCCGGTTCCGCGTGTCCTTCTCCCTCACCGGCATCGTGCTCGACCAGTTCATGGAATACGCGCCCGAAGTGCTCGACAGCTTCCGCGCGCTCGCCCGCACCGGCTGCGTCGAATTTCTCGACGAAACCGACAATCACAGCCTCGCCTGCCTCTTCTCCGAAGACGAATTCCGCTCGCAGATAAGCCGGCATCGGGAAAAGATGCAGGAACTCTTCGGGCAGAGCCCGCGCGCGTTCCGCAACACCGAACTCGTGTACAGCAACGACGTGGCCCGCATCGCCCGCGACATGGGCTACTCCGTCATTCTCGCCGAGGGCGTCGATCGCGTGCTCGGCTGGCGCAGCCCGAACTTCGTCTATCAGCCCGCAAGCTGCCCGGACATGAAGCTGCTGCTCAGAAACTATTCCCTTTCCGACGACATCGCCTTCCGCTTCTCCAACCGCGACTGGCCCGCCTACCCGCTCATGGCCGACACCTTTGCCGGGTGGCTGCACCGGATCAAGGGCAACGGCGACGTCGTCAACCTGTTCATGGACTACGAAACCTTCGGCGAACATCAGTGGGCCGACACCGGCATCTTCGAGTTCATGCGCGCTCTGCCCGACGCCGTGCTGCGCGATCCCGACTTCGACTTCCTCACCGTGTCCGAAGCGGCGGACCGTTATCCCGTCCGCGCCGAGCTCGACGTGCCGAACCACATCTCCTGGGCCGACGCCGAACGCGATCTCTCCGCCTGGCTCGGCAACGACATGCAGAAGGACGCCTTCCGCGCCCTGTACGAATGCCTCGGCCTCGTGAAGTACGTCAACGATCCGGAACTTGACGAAGCCTGGAGAAGATTGCAGAGTTCCGATCATCTCTACTACATGGGCACGCCCCGCGCCTCCGACGGCGACGTTCACAAGTACTTCTCCCCCTACCGCTCCGCCATGGAGGCCTACACCAACTTTATGAACATTCTGGCAGACTTCCGCATTCGCCTCTTTGCGAAGGCCAACCAGTAA
- the glgP gene encoding alpha-glucan family phosphorylase, producing MNQPSRTHLFEVSWEVCNKVGGIYEVVASKAQQAMRAFDGEYILLGPDTKHNTEFTETDEPFWDALRYPLKDKDLHCRFGRWEIPGRPRVILVDFNGRHDSNQILRQLWERFGVDSLSGGWDYVEPVLFSYTCGEVIATIHQVLSNRNKSHGIAHFHEWMCGAGILALKQLAPSMGTVFTTHATVLGRAMAGSGVDIYARMSEISPSQEAYRYNVTAKCSMETVSAREADVFTTVSGITAEEARVFLGRTPDVITDNGLDLSSIRDYSADRDAALANRARLLEPVSRLLRRKITPDTRILVISGRYEYHNKGVDLFLDALARAKQSMQNTSSKVLALMLMMGGHTGVDENAVSGDPAAVADPSLPGAGFLTSHQVYDAPNDPILTACRRLGLNNTADDNVQVVFVPALLDGRDGFLNMPYFDVLSGCDLGVFPSWYEPWGYTPHESAAYSVPTVTTDLSGFGLWIRQMENKIGTQPGIGVIARRNNDYAKTVDALAEVIVHYATCSDEELDQRRRTVRAAASHADWSEFFKLYMNAYSMANEKAHFRRHASNHTQSSTFSKELAMRPSSIPFLRTLNAVSELPEQLSRLHDIACNVWWSWQPEALALFRGMSPELWEKCDHNPIYMVENTPPERLRDLAADMTFVTRLNKLAEKFDAYMAQPVVSEAMEDGTPVISSDRPVAYFSTEYGLHESLQLYSGGLGVLSGDHLKSSSDERLPLVGVGLFYLNGYFQQTVDKNGHQNPQYPENQPGSLPLEAMLDDKGEPLMISLPLGSRTLYARIWKLQVGLISLYLMDTNVPQNNDDDRRVTARLYEADRDVRMRQEILLGIGGVRMLAALGITPSVWHMNEGHSAFLVLERLRQHMKGDDLTLDEARILVRSSCVFTTHTPVDAGNERFSVDLMARYFQPYAEMLGLEWADFLNLGHQDGGDPNNFDMTVLALRMSSQANGVSAMHGMVSRRMWRNIWKGFTEAELPIGHVTNGVHTASYVGPAFRLLLNHYLGPKWLDMKPEDPAWKKVQSIPDDEYWAARRAQKQALIDALRERLPHCAAYSDISGEERTKWLSALTQNTLIIGFARRFAPYKRATMLFADPDRLARLLNDPDRPTVLVIAGKAHPADSKGIELIEEVVRWSRDPRFYGKIFFLENYNLEVSRLLSRGCDVWLNTPRRPHEASGTSGEKVPVNGGINLSISDGWWVEGDNGKNGWTIGPKATYATLSAEQNDYDDAESLYQILENDVVPLFFQRDSDALPHGWIAVSKNSLQSLTAMYGCRRMVRDYMEKIYLPAARRGVAMDADRQAKARSVAAWLQSIPGRFNTTAIQSIELNGLDGDTVYCGKPFTVKLTLDPGDMKKEELLAQFVFGVTDGMNFIEEPQIVNLSLTGEADGKLVYEAACEAKSNGLHAYGVRVVPFVDPLDNVMLSGLVHWA from the coding sequence ATGAATCAACCTTCACGCACTCATCTTTTCGAGGTCAGCTGGGAAGTGTGCAACAAGGTCGGCGGCATCTATGAGGTCGTCGCCAGCAAGGCGCAGCAGGCCATGCGCGCCTTTGATGGTGAATACATCCTCCTGGGCCCCGACACCAAGCACAACACCGAGTTCACCGAGACGGACGAGCCTTTCTGGGACGCCCTGCGCTATCCCCTCAAGGACAAGGATCTGCACTGCCGCTTCGGCCGCTGGGAAATTCCCGGCCGTCCGCGCGTCATTCTTGTCGATTTCAACGGCCGGCACGACTCCAATCAGATTCTGCGCCAGCTCTGGGAGCGTTTCGGCGTCGATTCTCTGTCCGGCGGCTGGGACTACGTCGAGCCCGTGCTGTTCAGCTACACCTGCGGCGAAGTCATCGCCACCATTCATCAGGTGCTCTCCAACCGCAACAAGAGCCACGGCATAGCCCACTTCCATGAATGGATGTGCGGCGCGGGCATTCTCGCGCTCAAGCAGCTCGCCCCCTCCATGGGCACGGTGTTCACCACCCACGCCACCGTGCTCGGCCGCGCCATGGCCGGCAGCGGCGTGGACATCTACGCCCGCATGTCGGAAATCTCCCCCTCGCAGGAAGCCTACCGCTACAACGTGACCGCCAAGTGCTCCATGGAAACCGTGAGCGCCCGCGAAGCCGACGTGTTCACCACCGTGAGCGGCATCACCGCCGAGGAGGCACGCGTGTTCCTCGGCCGTACGCCCGACGTCATTACCGACAACGGCCTCGACCTTTCCTCCATCCGCGACTACAGCGCCGACCGCGACGCCGCCCTCGCCAACCGCGCCCGCCTGCTCGAACCCGTGAGCCGCCTGCTGCGCAGGAAAATCACCCCCGACACCCGCATTCTGGTGATCTCCGGCCGCTACGAGTACCACAACAAGGGCGTGGATCTCTTCCTCGACGCGCTCGCCAGGGCCAAGCAGTCCATGCAGAACACCTCCAGCAAGGTGCTCGCCCTCATGCTCATGATGGGCGGCCACACCGGCGTGGACGAAAACGCCGTCAGCGGCGATCCCGCCGCCGTGGCCGATCCTTCCCTGCCCGGCGCGGGCTTTCTCACGAGCCATCAGGTCTATGACGCGCCCAACGATCCCATTCTCACCGCCTGCCGCCGCCTCGGTCTGAACAACACCGCCGACGACAACGTGCAGGTCGTGTTCGTGCCCGCCCTGCTCGACGGCCGCGACGGCTTCCTGAACATGCCCTACTTCGACGTGCTCTCCGGCTGCGATCTCGGCGTGTTCCCGTCCTGGTACGAGCCCTGGGGCTACACGCCTCACGAAAGCGCCGCCTACAGCGTGCCCACCGTCACCACCGATCTTTCCGGCTTCGGCCTCTGGATCCGCCAGATGGAAAACAAGATCGGCACGCAGCCGGGCATCGGCGTCATCGCGCGCCGCAACAACGACTACGCCAAAACCGTGGACGCTCTCGCCGAGGTCATCGTCCACTACGCCACCTGCTCCGACGAAGAGCTCGACCAGCGCCGCCGCACCGTGCGCGCCGCCGCCTCCCACGCCGACTGGAGCGAGTTCTTCAAGCTCTACATGAACGCCTACTCCATGGCCAACGAAAAGGCGCACTTCCGTCGCCACGCCTCCAATCACACTCAGTCTTCCACGTTCTCCAAGGAACTCGCCATGCGTCCTTCTTCCATTCCCTTCCTGCGCACGCTGAACGCCGTGTCGGAACTGCCCGAACAACTCAGCCGCCTGCACGACATCGCCTGCAACGTCTGGTGGAGCTGGCAGCCCGAAGCGCTGGCGCTGTTCCGCGGCATGTCGCCCGAACTGTGGGAGAAGTGCGACCACAACCCCATCTACATGGTGGAAAACACGCCGCCCGAACGTCTGCGCGACCTTGCCGCCGACATGACCTTCGTGACCCGTCTGAACAAGCTCGCCGAAAAGTTCGACGCCTACATGGCTCAGCCCGTCGTGTCCGAAGCCATGGAAGACGGCACGCCCGTCATTTCCTCCGACCGCCCCGTGGCCTACTTCTCCACCGAATACGGCCTGCATGAAAGCCTCCAGCTCTATTCCGGCGGTCTCGGCGTGCTCTCCGGCGACCATCTCAAGTCCTCGAGCGACGAACGCCTGCCCCTCGTGGGCGTGGGCCTGTTCTACCTCAACGGCTACTTCCAGCAGACCGTGGACAAGAACGGCCATCAGAACCCGCAGTACCCCGAGAATCAGCCCGGCAGCCTGCCCCTCGAAGCCATGCTCGACGACAAGGGCGAACCGCTCATGATCTCCCTGCCGCTCGGTTCCCGCACCCTGTACGCCCGCATCTGGAAGCTGCAGGTCGGCCTCATCTCCCTGTACCTCATGGACACCAACGTGCCCCAGAACAACGACGACGACCGCCGCGTCACCGCCCGCCTCTACGAAGCCGACCGCGACGTGCGCATGCGTCAGGAAATTCTGCTCGGCATCGGCGGCGTGCGCATGCTGGCCGCCCTCGGCATCACGCCTTCCGTGTGGCACATGAACGAAGGTCATTCCGCCTTCCTCGTGCTGGAGCGCCTGCGTCAGCACATGAAGGGCGACGACCTCACCCTCGACGAAGCCAGGATTCTCGTGCGCAGCTCCTGCGTGTTCACCACCCACACCCCCGTGGACGCCGGCAACGAACGCTTCTCCGTGGATCTCATGGCCCGCTACTTCCAGCCCTACGCGGAAATGCTCGGCCTTGAATGGGCCGACTTCCTGAACCTCGGACACCAGGACGGCGGCGATCCCAACAACTTCGACATGACCGTGCTCGCCCTGCGCATGTCCTCTCAGGCCAACGGCGTGAGCGCCATGCACGGCATGGTTTCCCGCCGCATGTGGCGCAACATCTGGAAGGGCTTCACCGAAGCGGAACTGCCCATCGGTCACGTGACCAACGGCGTGCACACCGCCTCCTACGTGGGCCCCGCCTTCCGCCTGCTGCTGAACCACTACCTCGGACCCAAATGGCTGGACATGAAGCCTGAAGACCCCGCGTGGAAAAAGGTGCAGTCCATCCCGGACGACGAATACTGGGCCGCCCGCCGCGCCCAGAAGCAGGCCCTCATCGATGCGCTGCGCGAACGCCTGCCGCACTGCGCCGCCTACTCCGACATTTCCGGAGAAGAGCGCACGAAGTGGCTTTCCGCCCTCACGCAGAACACGCTCATCATCGGCTTCGCCCGCCGCTTCGCGCCCTACAAGCGCGCCACCATGCTCTTTGCCGATCCCGACCGTCTGGCCCGTCTGCTCAACGATCCCGACCGTCCCACCGTGCTGGTCATAGCCGGCAAGGCGCATCCTGCTGACAGCAAGGGCATAGAGCTCATCGAGGAAGTGGTGCGCTGGTCGCGCGATCCGCGCTTCTACGGCAAGATCTTCTTCCTGGAAAACTACAACCTCGAAGTCTCCCGCCTGCTCTCCCGCGGCTGCGACGTGTGGCTCAACACGCCCCGCCGTCCGCATGAAGCCAGCGGCACCAGCGGCGAAAAGGTGCCGGTGAACGGCGGCATCAACCTCAGCATCTCCGACGGCTGGTGGGTCGAAGGCGACAACGGCAAAAACGGCTGGACCATCGGTCCCAAGGCCACCTATGCCACCCTCTCCGCCGAACAGAACGACTACGACGACGCCGAAAGCCTGTATCAGATTCTGGAAAACGACGTCGTGCCGCTGTTCTTCCAGCGCGACTCCGACGCCCTGCCCCACGGCTGGATTGCCGTGTCCAAGAACTCCCTGCAGAGCCTGACCGCCATGTACGGCTGCCGCCGCATGGTGCGCGACTACATGGAAAAGATCTATCTGCCCGCCGCCCGCCGCGGCGTGGCCATGGACGCCGACCGTCAGGCCAAGGCCCGCTCCGTCGCTGCGTGGCTGCAGAGCATTCCCGGCCGCTTCAACACCACGGCCATTCAGTCCATCGAACTCAACGGCCTCGACGGCGACACCGTGTACTGCGGCAAGCCCTTCACCGTGAAGCTCACCCTGGACCCCGGCGACATGAAGAAGGAAGAACTGCTCGCCCAGTTCGTCTTCGGCGTGACCGACGGCATGAACTTCATCGAAGAGCCGCAGATCGTGAACCTCTCCCTCACCGGAGAAGCGGACGGCAAGCTCGTGTATGAAGCCGCCTGCGAGGCGAAGAGCAACGGTCTGCACGCCTACGGCGTGCGCGTGGTGCCCTTCGTGGATCCGCTGGACAACGTCATGCTCTCCGGCCTCGTCCACTGGGCGTAA
- a CDS encoding ammonium transporter, with amino-acid sequence MIYSTDFSPRTTRVLRLSAAALALGALLAPDTALAEDAPSFLSQQDGNIIWTMLGAMLVMFMQPGFALVECGLTRAKNAGNILMKNFVDFSVGTPLFFLLGFGLMFGASNGFIGSPSFGMNFIDPTTPEGGWAWTFFFFQAMFAATSATIVSGCIAERTDFKAYILVSILVSAFIYPISGGWAWNSLFADTKGWLENLGFIDFAGSTVVHSVGGWIGLAGAICVGPRIGKYSPDGKSLAIPGHNIPLVALGVFILWFAWFGFNCGSTTTPDGTVGYIAVNTCLSACTGFAAAMVTIWIITGKPDPSMAMNGVLAGLVGVTAGCYEVSPVGSIFIGIICGIVVVFSILFVDQKLHIDDPVGAVSVHGVCGFLGTVLVGLFAAPGYGSNVGLLYGGGVHLLLIQLLGAVSVGAWAFITGMCAFKIADKVIGLRVSREVELKGLDITEHGADVYSGFQIFSNE; translated from the coding sequence ATGATTTACAGTACAGATTTCTCCCCTCGAACCACCCGCGTGCTGCGACTCTCCGCAGCGGCTCTGGCGCTCGGCGCTCTGCTCGCTCCCGATACGGCTCTGGCCGAAGACGCCCCTTCCTTTCTGAGTCAGCAGGACGGCAACATCATCTGGACCATGCTCGGAGCCATGCTCGTCATGTTCATGCAGCCGGGCTTCGCCCTCGTGGAATGCGGCCTCACCCGCGCCAAGAACGCCGGCAACATCCTCATGAAGAACTTTGTGGACTTCAGCGTGGGCACGCCCCTGTTCTTCCTGCTCGGCTTCGGACTCATGTTCGGCGCGTCCAACGGGTTCATCGGTTCGCCGTCCTTCGGCATGAACTTCATTGATCCCACCACCCCCGAGGGCGGCTGGGCCTGGACCTTCTTCTTCTTCCAGGCCATGTTCGCGGCCACTTCGGCCACCATCGTGTCCGGCTGCATCGCCGAACGCACCGACTTCAAGGCCTACATTCTGGTTTCCATTCTGGTTTCCGCCTTCATCTATCCCATCAGCGGCGGCTGGGCCTGGAACAGCCTCTTCGCCGACACCAAGGGCTGGCTTGAAAATCTCGGCTTCATCGACTTCGCTGGTTCCACGGTCGTGCATTCCGTGGGCGGCTGGATAGGTCTCGCCGGCGCCATCTGTGTGGGTCCGCGCATCGGCAAGTACTCCCCCGACGGCAAGTCCCTCGCCATTCCCGGTCACAACATTCCTCTGGTCGCGCTCGGCGTGTTCATCCTGTGGTTCGCGTGGTTCGGCTTCAACTGCGGCTCCACCACCACTCCCGACGGCACCGTGGGCTACATTGCCGTGAACACCTGCCTCTCCGCCTGCACCGGCTTTGCCGCCGCCATGGTCACCATCTGGATCATCACCGGCAAGCCCGACCCCTCCATGGCCATGAACGGCGTGCTCGCCGGCCTCGTGGGCGTGACCGCCGGCTGCTATGAAGTCTCCCCCGTCGGCTCCATCTTCATCGGCATCATCTGCGGCATCGTGGTTGTGTTCTCCATCCTGTTCGTCGATCAGAAGCTCCACATCGACGACCCCGTCGGCGCGGTTTCCGTCCACGGCGTGTGCGGCTTCCTCGGCACGGTTCTCGTCGGCCTGTTCGCCGCTCCCGGCTACGGCTCCAACGTCGGCCTGCTCTACGGCGGCGGCGTCCATCTGCTCCTCATCCAGCTGCTCGGCGCGGTCAGCGTGGGCGCGTGGGCCTTCATCACCGGCATGTGCGCCTTCAAGATCGCCGACAAGGTCATCGGCCTGCGCGTGAGCCGCGAAGTCGAACTCAAGGGCCTCGACATCACCGAACACGGCGCCGACGTGTACAGCGGCTTCCAGATCTTCTCCAACGAATAA
- a CDS encoding P-II family nitrogen regulator produces the protein MKLVVAYIRPECLGPVKQELYAKGLYSMSVTNILGSGRQKGYVEMYRGVATEVTLLKKVRIELCLHDEDVQTAMTAISEGASTGHEGDGIIYVVDIVASQRIRTGDSL, from the coding sequence ATGAAGCTTGTAGTTGCCTATATCCGTCCGGAATGTCTCGGACCCGTCAAGCAGGAACTGTACGCCAAGGGACTCTACAGCATGTCCGTCACCAACATCCTCGGCTCGGGCCGCCAGAAGGGCTACGTGGAAATGTACCGCGGCGTGGCCACCGAAGTGACCCTGCTCAAGAAGGTGCGCATAGAACTCTGCCTGCACGACGAAGACGTGCAGACCGCCATGACCGCCATTTCCGAAGGCGCGTCCACCGGTCATGAAGGCGACGGCATCATCTACGTCGTGGACATCGTGGCCAGCCAGCGCATCCGCACCGGCGACAGTCTGTAA
- a CDS encoding ABC transporter substrate-binding protein translates to MKILPAIAGLLLLGLCATTAPVQAPAAGIPKDTLLFIRESGGNSFDIQGTGTNRSAYGLSWNVYDRLVTYGIKKHPSGTLMYDYTKIEPALAESWDISPDGRVITFHLRKDAVFHDGTPVTADDVKWSFDRAVSVGGFPTFQMSAGSMTKPEQFTVVDKYTFRVTLDKADKLALPNIGTPVPAIYNSTLAKKHATDKDPWAMEWLKLHDAGSGAYKVKSFKPGVQTVYERFDDWKCGPLPAMKTVIERVVPSASTRRAMLEKGDVDLSLDLPPKNFAELHDEGKLKVEGIPVENCMWFVDMNVTIPPFDNPLVRKAISYAVPYEAIYKASTYGRAAPLYGAASDTPATAEWPQPFPYHTDVEKAKKLLAEAGYPNGFKTTLSYSLGKASLGEPAALLLQKALKDIGVETTMEKVPGANWRTAMTRKDMPLLVDDMGGWLNYADYFFYWNYHSQNGVFNTMSYQNKEMDGYIEAARFAPDKASYDEAIKKCLKKAFDDAPRLPLFQPNLDVAMQPYVHNYQYWFHRQLDFRTITKE, encoded by the coding sequence ATGAAGATTCTTCCCGCCATCGCCGGTCTCCTTCTGCTGGGACTGTGCGCCACAACCGCGCCCGTGCAGGCTCCCGCCGCGGGCATTCCCAAGGACACGCTGCTGTTCATACGCGAAAGCGGCGGCAACTCCTTCGACATTCAGGGCACCGGCACCAACCGCTCCGCCTACGGCCTCTCCTGGAACGTCTATGACCGCCTGGTGACCTACGGCATCAAGAAGCATCCTTCCGGCACGCTGATGTACGACTACACCAAGATCGAACCCGCCCTCGCCGAAAGCTGGGACATCTCTCCCGACGGCCGCGTGATCACCTTCCATCTGCGGAAGGACGCCGTGTTCCACGACGGCACGCCCGTCACCGCCGACGACGTGAAGTGGTCCTTCGACAGAGCGGTGTCCGTGGGCGGCTTCCCCACCTTCCAGATGAGCGCCGGCTCCATGACGAAGCCCGAGCAGTTCACGGTGGTGGACAAGTACACCTTCCGCGTGACCCTCGACAAGGCCGACAAGCTCGCGCTGCCCAACATCGGCACGCCCGTGCCCGCCATCTACAACTCCACGCTGGCCAAGAAGCACGCCACCGACAAGGATCCCTGGGCCATGGAATGGCTCAAGCTGCACGACGCCGGCAGCGGCGCCTACAAGGTGAAGAGCTTCAAGCCCGGCGTGCAGACCGTGTACGAACGCTTCGACGACTGGAAATGCGGCCCCCTGCCCGCCATGAAGACCGTCATCGAACGCGTGGTTCCTTCCGCCTCCACCCGCCGCGCCATGCTTGAAAAGGGCGACGTGGACCTCTCCCTCGACCTGCCTCCCAAGAACTTCGCCGAACTGCACGACGAGGGCAAGCTGAAGGTCGAAGGCATTCCGGTGGAAAACTGCATGTGGTTCGTGGACATGAACGTGACCATTCCTCCGTTCGACAATCCGCTGGTGCGCAAGGCCATAAGCTACGCCGTGCCCTATGAGGCCATCTACAAGGCTTCCACCTACGGCCGCGCCGCCCCGCTCTACGGCGCTGCGAGCGATACGCCCGCCACGGCAGAATGGCCTCAGCCCTTCCCCTATCATACCGACGTGGAGAAGGCCAAGAAGCTGCTCGCCGAAGCCGGCTACCCCAACGGCTTCAAGACTACCCTTTCCTACAGCCTCGGCAAGGCCTCGCTGGGCGAACCCGCCGCGCTTCTGCTGCAGAAGGCCCTCAAGGACATAGGCGTGGAAACCACCATGGAAAAGGTGCCCGGAGCCAACTGGCGCACGGCCATGACCCGCAAGGACATGCCCCTGCTCGTGGACGACATGGGCGGCTGGCTGAACTACGCCGACTACTTCTTCTACTGGAACTACCACAGCCAGAACGGCGTGTTCAACACCATGTCCTACCAGAACAAGGAAATGGACGGCTACATCGAAGCGGCCCGCTTCGCTCCCGACAAGGCCTCCTATGACGAAGCCATCAAGAAGTGCCTGAAGAAGGCCTTCGACGACGCGCCCCGCCTGCCCCTGTTCCAGCCCAACCTCGACGTGGCCATGCAGCCCTACGTTCACAACTACCAGTACTGGTTCCACCGTCAGCTCGACTTCCGAACCATTACCAAGGAATAA